The segment GTGCGTATGTTGGTGTAAATTCCACGTCCTATCAACTCTCTTTGTCACCAGCTGATGAAGATAATTTTTCCACCTTCATTCGGACTGTTAAACGAAAGAACTCATCAGTCACCACACTGCTATCTATCGGTGGTGAAAATGGAAATTATGCAACCTTTTCTTCAATGGTGAGCGATTCTTCTCACAGAAAAGCCTTTATCAATTCCTCAATAAAAATAGCAAGATTTTACGGTTTTCAGGGCCTCGACTTTGGTTGGCAGTATCCAAACACAAGCACTGATATGTTCAACGTCGGAGTTCTTTTTCAAGAGTGGAGAGCTGAGATTGATTTAGAGGCAAAAAGCTCAAACTATTCGAAATTGATCTTAACAGCAAAAGTTAAATATACAACATTATCTGCAGGTCAAAGTTACCCCGTGCAGGTGATACAACAGAATTTGAATTGGGTCCATGTTGTGTCTAGTAATTACACTCAACCTCTCTCGAGCAACTTCACGGGTGCTCATGCAGCTTTGCTTGACCCCAGCAGTTATACTAATACGGATTATGGTATAAGTGATTGGATTAATCTGGGAGGATTATCAGCCAATAAATTGGTTCTGGCTTTGCCTTTATACGGCTTTGCATGGACGCTTGAGAACCCTATGAACAATTCCATGGGAGCAGCAGCAAAGGGACCAGCTATTACAGAAACTGGATTTTTGacttataaagaaataaaaaattacaccaAGAGATCTGGTCCGGATCATCATCTTGTGTACAACTCATCTTATGTTGTTAATTATTGGACAGATGGAACAACCTGGATTGgatttgatgatgttgatgctGTTAGATCTAAGGTTGTTTATGCCCAAGAGAAGAAGCTTCTTGGGTACTATGTGTGGGAGGTTTCCTACGATGACAATTGGGTACTTTCTAAAGCTGCAGGTAAGTACAATTAAAACTTCActctttttattctctttgATTTAGTTAATGTTAAGGCTGTGACATTTTTGTTGTCACAATAGCAAACATATTTTAACCtttttgttttagttaaaaTGTAAAGcagatgaaattaatatttagcAGAAATTAACATAATTCTATAGTGAAATGTAACTTGTGGTAGAGTTTAAAATTAACGCAAAATCAGCACATGATTATGTAGTTGATTAGCACTAGTGGTTGCAACAGTTAGTTCCTTCCTTCtgtaactttatatatatacgtTTGAGGAATGAAAAACTATATTTTGGCTTCCTCTTGcttgatttttttcttaaaaacatGTATAAGCTTACCGTTAATAACATACTAAGCACTTTCCAGCGGAGGTGCATATAAATAATTCTTCGGGCCAAGAAGATTACAAAAAGGGGGAAAACAAGAGAAGTTTGTTAGCAATCCTTTTGCCGACTACCGCAGCTGTTATTCTTCTAGTAGGAATATTTGCAATATTTTTCTGCAGAAAACTCATATTAAAAGGTTAGCTTTTCACTTCCATttgtttgataataaaattattatgcttattacaagtttttatttttctgtttcttttataatttttggtttatattgGTTGACAGGGACAGTGGACTCCGCTGAACAACCCAAAGATAGAGAAAATACAGGAGTTGCAGGTGGAGATTTTAATAGCAATATTCCAGATCTGGTAGAATATACTTTGGCTGATATTGAGGCAGCTACCAACGGATTCTCAATAAAAAGAAAGCTTGGACAGGGTGGCTATGGCCCTGTTTACAAGGTACAATTAATAGCTTAAGTATTATGATTGTTATCATATTAAGAATCACaagatttaatattttagttcTTTCATATTGGGAAAAAAGGTTAGACATAACTAG is part of the Mangifera indica cultivar Alphonso chromosome 13, CATAS_Mindica_2.1, whole genome shotgun sequence genome and harbors:
- the LOC123195154 gene encoding putative cysteine-rich receptor-like protein kinase 23 isoform X1 — translated: MVPKIMFIVCVCTFLSIRYLPPSIAQTNWIRIGYYRPSNEFPISDVNFGLFTHIICAYVGVNSTSYQLSLSPADEDNFSTFIRTVKRKNSSVTTLLSIGGENGNYATFSSMVSDSSHRKAFINSSIKIARFYGFQGLDFGWQYPNTSTDMFNVGVLFQEWRAEIDLEAKSSNYSKLILTAKVKYTTLSAGQSYPVQVIQQNLNWVHVVSSNYTQPLSSNFTGAHAALLDPSSYTNTDYGISDWINLGGLSANKLVLALPLYGFAWTLENPMNNSMGAAAKGPAITETGFLTYKEIKNYTKRSGPDHHLVYNSSYVVNYWTDGTTWIGFDDVDAVRSKVVYAQEKKLLGYYVWEVSYDDNWVLSKAAAEVHINNSSGQEDYKKGENKRSLLAILLPTTAAVILLVGIFAIFFCRKLILKGTVDSAEQPKDRENTGVAGGDFNSNIPDLVEYTLADIEAATNGFSIKRKLGQGGYGPVYKGILPNGQEIAVKKLAQSSSQGYEEFKNEVTLTARLQHVNLVRVLGFCIDKEEKILVYEYMQNKSLDYYLFDPIRLYILDWEKRAQIIEGITQGLVYLQEYSRLTVIHRDIKLSNVLLDGDMKAKISDFGMARIFTKDDPEVNTKRIAGTIGYVPPEYIRRGIYSTKSDVYSFGVLLLQVISGKKISLLYGPNESLTLADYAYELWINGKAMEFMDKSLDDTSSSCKLIRCLHIALLCVQENPIDRPSMLEIFTMLKTETIDMMIPKKPAFSKRDEQNKPIVQFEGCSASTSSKNDVTITNLAAR
- the LOC123195154 gene encoding cysteine-rich receptor-like protein kinase 19 isoform X2, with the translated sequence MVPKIMFIVCVCTFLSIRYLPPSIAQTNWIRIGYYRPSNEFPISDVNFGLFTHIICAYVGVNSTSYQLSLSPADEDNFSTFIRTVKRKNSSVTTLLSIGGENGNYATFSSMGLDFGWQYPNTSTDMFNVGVLFQEWRAEIDLEAKSSNYSKLILTAKVKYTTLSAGQSYPVQVIQQNLNWVHVVSSNYTQPLSSNFTGAHAALLDPSSYTNTDYGISDWINLGGLSANKLVLALPLYGFAWTLENPMNNSMGAAAKGPAITETGFLTYKEIKNYTKRSGPDHHLVYNSSYVVNYWTDGTTWIGFDDVDAVRSKVVYAQEKKLLGYYVWEVSYDDNWVLSKAAAEVHINNSSGQEDYKKGENKRSLLAILLPTTAAVILLVGIFAIFFCRKLILKGTVDSAEQPKDRENTGVAGGDFNSNIPDLVEYTLADIEAATNGFSIKRKLGQGGYGPVYKGILPNGQEIAVKKLAQSSSQGYEEFKNEVTLTARLQHVNLVRVLGFCIDKEEKILVYEYMQNKSLDYYLFDPIRLYILDWEKRAQIIEGITQGLVYLQEYSRLTVIHRDIKLSNVLLDGDMKAKISDFGMARIFTKDDPEVNTKRIAGTIGYVPPEYIRRGIYSTKSDVYSFGVLLLQVISGKKISLLYGPNESLTLADYAYELWINGKAMEFMDKSLDDTSSSCKLIRCLHIALLCVQENPIDRPSMLEIFTMLKTETIDMMIPKKPAFSKRDEQNKPIVQFEGCSASTSSKNDVTITNLAAR